A window of Chaetodon auriga isolate fChaAug3 chromosome 2, fChaAug3.hap1, whole genome shotgun sequence contains these coding sequences:
- the efcc1 gene encoding EF-hand and coiled-coil domain-containing protein 1 has product MMDAIDSIDPYSRPARRTQWIVSTLAYHYGLDRGVENEIIVLATGLDQYLQEIFHHMDYQGGGKIPVEDFNILCEVLGLNKDSEDAECEGVSEHLPSELSFRHFHAKLCGYFSTKAGCQYENGRLLVGKDSEHIETQIRLRSPLRRREKLLSVGVSSCASSEGRHASGCRIGSCTKECYEEIVALEEAEDRISKLEDENASLRELIEDMRAALQSSDARCLALQVGLWKSHSKHKAEDGCFVAHQKQAAQKSMSETSLKNSTYSNLKSLQNIIHEIELLRSSRDRQVEEAMLCNQRLEQELWTTKETVAALEDCNQALKREQVGMRRKVEEARQALLSGLGKVKELETKASHVPALQRHILQLESELLYYRSEVSKLQLPRSTRTEQQLSVGSRPAQRCCSDSQHDRCSPTGRAVTTPDKMEEQLFRSVEGQAASDEEEDKWTGYQQRQVDEVKRILTRLSCCGERCDDKAFKKLMSNFGSSRSEESCSAVVELLERVTRLHKQLELKESQAEIDMDQMKDSLLQELQQKAEETELLQMELQMLETERVRLSLVEEKLVDILQLLQQLRDLNVSRRSLGKILLSTLESCSDPQHGKAHILEVLNALYHELAACEILSTGGPLERTQSQQSLNALIISC; this is encoded by the exons ATGATGGATGCAATAGACTCCATTGATCCATACAGCCGACCAGCGCGCAGGACACAATGGATAGTCAGCACTCTGGCTTACCATTACGGACTGGACCGGGGAGTGGAGAACGAAATTATAGTTTTGGCTACCGGACTGGATCAATACCTGCAGGAGATTTTCCATCATATGGACTATCAAGGCGGGGGCAAAATTCCTGTGGAGGACTTTAACATCCTATGTGAAGTTTTGGGACTGAACAAAGACTCGGAGGACGCAGAATGCGAAGGAGTTTCAGAACATTTACCCAGCGAGCTCAGCTTCCGACACTTCCACGCTAAACTGTGCGGATACTTCAGCACCAAGGCGGGGTGTCAGTATGAGAACGGCCGGCTGCTGGTCGGGAAGGACAGCGAGCATATAGAGACTCAGATCCGCCTGAGAAGCCCTCTGAGGCGGCgagagaagctgctgtctgtgggtgtgAGCTCCTGTGCCTCCTCGGAGGGACGACACGCCTCCGGCTGCAGGATCGGCTCCTGCACCAAGGAGTGCTATGAGGAGATAGTGGcgctggaggaggcagaggaccGAATAAGCAAGCTGGAGGACGAGAATGCAAGTTTGAGGGAGCTGATTGAGGACATGCGAGCCGCTCTTCAGAGCAGTGATGCCCGCTGTTTGGCTCTGCAG GTAGGACTATGGAAAAGCCACTCCAAACATAAAGCAGAGGACGGCTGTTTTGTAGCCCACCAGAAACAAGCTGCCCAGAAAAGTATGAGCGAAACCAGCCTGAAAAACAGCACCTACAGCAATCTGAAGAGCCTGCAGAACATAATCCACGAGATAGAGCTGCTGCGGAGCTCCAGAGACCGACAGGTAGAGGAAGCCATGCTGTGCAATCAGAGACTGGAGCAGGAACTGTGGACCACTAAAGAGACTGTGGCTGCTCTGGAGGACTGCAACCAAGCCCTGAAGAGGGAGCAGGTAGGCatgaggaggaaggtggaggaggccAGGCAGGCACTGCTCAGTGGCCTGGGTAAAGTGAAGGAACTGGAAACCAAGGCCAGTCATGTGCCGgcgctgcagagacacatcCTCCAGCTGGAATCTGAACTCCTCTACTACAG GTCGGAGGTGTCAAAACTACAACTCCCAAGAAGCACCAGGacggagcagcagctgagtgtcGGCAGCAGGCCGGCCCAGAGGTGTTGCTCAGATTCCCAACATGACCGCTGTTCTCCGACAGGGCGTGCTGTGACGACCCCAGATAAAA tggaggagcagctgtTTCGCTCAGTTGAGGGCCAGGCAGCctctgatgaggaggaggacaagtgGACCGGATATCAGCAGAGGCAGGTGGACGAGGTGAAGAGGATCTTGACCAGGCTGTCCTGCTGTGGGGAAAG GTGTGACGACAAGGCGTTCAAGAAGCTGATGTCTAATTTCGGGAGCTCGAGGAGCGAGGAGAGCTGCAGCGCTGTGGTGGAGCTCCTGGAGAGGGTGACCAGGTTACATAagcagctggagctgaaggagaGCCAGGCAGAGATAGACATGGACCAG ATGAAGGactctctgctgcaggagctgcagcagaaggcaGAGGAGACGGAGCTGCTTCAGATGGAGCTGCAGATGCTGGAGACGGAGAGGGTTCGTCTGTCGCTGGTGGAGGAGAAACTCGTGGacatcctgcagctcctccagcagctcagagacCTG AATGTCTCGCGTAGGTCCCTCGGGAAAATCTTGCTCAGCACTTTGGAGTCTTGCAGCGACCCACAACACG gGAAAGCCCACATTCTGGAGGTGCTCAACGCTCTCTATCATGAACTGGCTGCCTGTGAGATTCTGTCGACTGGTGGACCTTTGGAGCGAACACAGAGTCAGCAGTCTCTGAACGCCCTCATCATCTCCTGCTAA